One segment of Brachyhypopomus gauderio isolate BG-103 unplaced genomic scaffold, BGAUD_0.2 sc63, whole genome shotgun sequence DNA contains the following:
- the LOC143489581 gene encoding uncharacterized protein LOC143489581 yields MAGPVYLRILVGGDSDARKLVLKSGIPDSVDDLIVEIKNIFGLKGQFRLQYKDVDFENEYMNLASTSEIKDRDTLKVIFLPCEDSTSIPGTPTSSSSIPLMSPSTSYSSVTPSRDVSPSRNAPSDDQDNLSDRSSADTVIVVQTPESRRSSWPQDFALPQFSSCAELQLQKANTEFINNGTLLTPPPKLRSDILEGMAEEIFRYTAYATDHQLEEAAEALVKTHPCLRERGTRTGHEGWKHYLKIKMANFRTKLSRIGHPEVSVNSLKNKRKGEGKAAANIKKPRKAEVNFLPCLPKGETTESLEKERVTLLNEVKKKNNEAVIREKMHQTFSYRRQEVVQDSPLVSDFQNRWPALFTVSEVNAEFMRITTLPLQTKFLGQLDKYTDNLIKIFSNRGGAAGKMIRLIMAPTAKCNNIHVRRDCVLKSLCVYLNEKVDSLVKEYLNCNSEDTKRETAQTVMGLYVIRKEGADAVEEPEDVGVIIEGTALLCNLGSISFGCAILLGLIYSLNLSYPPEHKFTFEFFQKVLMNLDSKKLSPKVQALKIKMLQ; encoded by the exons ATGGCAGGCCCAGTCTACCTGAGAATTCTTGTTGGTGGAGACAGTGATGCCAGAAAACTTGTCCTCAAGTCAGGAATTCCAGACTCTGTGGATGATCTTATTGTTgagataaaaaatatttttggacTGAAAGGGCAGTTCAGGCTGCAGTACAAGGATGTAGACTTTGAAAATGAATACATGAATCTTGCCTCAACCAGTGAAATTAAAGACAGGGATACACTAAAGGTAATTTTTCTACCTTGTGAGGACAGCACCAGCATTCCAGGAACTCCAACATCCAGCTCCAGCATTCCTTTAATGTCACCCAGTACATCGTATAGCTCTGTGACACCAAGTAGAGATGTTAGCCCTTCCCGTAATGCTCCATCTGATGACCAAGACAATTTATCTGACAGAAGCAGTGCTGACACAGTCATTGTAGTTCAAACTCCAGAGTCCAGAAGATCATCTTGGCCTCAAGATTTTGCTCTACCTCAGTTTTCATCTTGTGCAGAACTTCAGCTTCAAAAAGCAAACACTGAATTTATTAACAATGGTACTCTTCTTACCCCTCCACCAAAGCTACGATCTGATATCCTTGAAGGTATGGCTGAAGAGATCTTCAGGTACACAGCATATGCCACTGATCATCAACTTGAGGAAGCTGCTGAAGCTCTGGTAAAGACTCATCCATGCTTGAGGGAGAGAGGTACTCGCACTGGCCATGAAGGATGGAAACACTATCTAAAAATCAAGATGGCAAATTTCCGCACAAAACTAAGCCGGATTGGACACCCTGAGGTCAGTGTGAATTCTCTCAAGAATAAGCGAAAAGGTGAGGGGAAAGCAGCTGCAAACATCAAAAAACCCCGAAAAGCAGAGGTCAATTTTCTTCCTTGCCTCCCAAAAGGAGAAACAACAGAGAGCCTTGAGAAGGAAAGGGTTACACTCTTGAATGAggttaaaaagaaaaacaatgaagCAGTGATCAGGGAAAAAATGCACCAGACTTTCTCTTACAGGCGACAGGAAGTGGTCCAGGACTCGCCATTGGTTTCTGACTTCCAAAACCGATGGCCTGCCTTGTTTACTGTGAGTGAA GTGAATGCAGAATTCATGCGCATAACAACTTTGCCATTGCAAACTAAGTTTTTAGGACAGCTGGATAAATACACAGATAACTTGATTAAAATATTCAGCAACAGAGGAGGAGCTGCTGGGAAGATGATCAGGCTCATTATGGCCCCAACAGCAAAG tgtaACAACATCCATGTCAGACGAGACTGTGTGTTGAAAAGTCTTTGTGTTTACCTGAACGAGAAAGTTGACAGCCTTGTCAAAGAGTACCTG AACTGCAACAGTGAGGATACTAAGAGGGAGACTGCACAGACCGTAATGGGGCTTTATGTGATCCGCAAAGAGGGCGCTGATGCTGTGGAGGAGCCTGAGGATGTTGGAGTGATTATCGAGGGTACTGCGCTGCTGTGCAACCTGGGAAGCATTTCGTTTGGCTGTGCCATCCTGTTGGGATTGATTTATTCACTCAACTTGAGCTACCCTCCAGAGCACAAATTCACATTTGAATTTTTCCAGAAGGTACTGATGAACTTGGATAGCAAAAAGCTTTCCCCAAAGGTCCAAGCCCTCAAAATTAAGATGCTTCAATAA